In one Colletotrichum destructivum chromosome 2, complete sequence genomic region, the following are encoded:
- a CDS encoding Putative RTA-like protein, translated as MADNSTTTEGASAGFTFYHYDPSMVAATVFIIVFGVSGILHIWQLCRRRTWYFIPFVIGCVFEAVGYVGRSMSAAEAPDYTKNPYIIQSILLLLGPALFAASIYMVLGRLINLLDAGHHSLIRPKWLTKVFVLGDVLSFFAQSGGGGMLATAKDRDSVKKGENIIVGGLGIQILFFGFFMIVTLVFHIRLARNPTPKTHTVQTPWKGLLWVLYGSSLLIMVRSLFRVAEYVEGKEGELQSKEMYIYIFDALLMGITSLLFNWFHPSRVINAEATGLKQVTSSEVLNEGYLMESGQYPNPHQQYPPQHQQQQHYPQNERYEPYQGAGGQQGFRR; from the exons atggccgacaacAGCACAACGACGGAGGGCGCCTCTGCCGGGTTCACCTTCTATCACTATGACCCGTCCATGGTGGCGGCGaccgtcttcatcatcgtgTTCGGAGTCTCGGGCATACTGCACATCTGGCAACtgtgccggcgccggacaTGGTATTTTATTCCCTTCGTCATCGGTTGCGTTT TCGAAGCAGTCGGTTACGTAGGCCGATCCATGTCGGCAGCAGAAGCACCCGATTACACCAAGAACCCCTACATCATCCAGTCGatcctcctgctgctcggaCCGGCGCTGTTCGCCGCGTCCATCTACATGGTGCTGGGCCGGTTGATaaacctcctcgacgccggccaccACTCATTGATCAGACCGAAATGGCTGACCAAGGTCTTTGTGCTTGGCGAcgtcttgtccttcttcgcccAGAGCGGAG GTGGCGGCATGCTCGCAACGGCCAAGGACCGCGACTCggtcaagaagggcgagaaCATCATcgttggcggcctcggcatccagATTCTGttcttcggcttcttcatgatcgtcaccctcgtcttccacatccgcctcgcccgcAACCCGACGCCCAAGACCCACACGGTCCAGACGCCCTGGAAGGGCCTCCTCTGGGTCCTGTACGGCAGCAGTCTGCTGATCATGGTCCGCTCGCTGTTCCGCGTCGCCGAGTacgtcgagggcaaggagggcgagctgCAGTCCAAGGAGATGTACATCTACATCTTCGACGCGCTGCTCATGGGCATCACGTCCTTGCTCTTCAACTGGTTCCACCCGAGCCGCGTCATTAACGCCGAAGCGACCGGCCTGAAGCAGGTGACGAGCTCCGAGGTGCTCAACGAGGGCTACCTGATGGAGAGCGGACAGTACCCCAACCCGCACCAGCAGTACCCGCcgcagcaccagcagcagcagcattaCCCCCAGAACGAGCGGTACGAACCTTACCAgggagccggcggccagcagggcTTTCGCAGGTGA
- a CDS encoding Putative UDP-glucuronosyl/UDP-glucosyltransferase, Glycosyltransferase family 28 codes for MSKRDTVRMVEDDTVPQDYLPSYETAINEGLQQHRDSVRNDGRIDVNLDSRLATTLARFIPDFKDTAELAQAAAAQGPPPEYFEAAERFAEKKTFPVKLNIVIQVVGSRGDVQPFIALGNELQTYGHRVRLATHDVFDDFVRKSNLEFYPIGGDPSELMAYMVKNPGLIPSLKSLKGGDIQKKRKMVKEMLEGCWRSCVEPDTRTGTPFVADAIIANPPSFAHVHCAQALGVPLHLMFTMPWSSTRAFPHPLANLQFGDKGVVDQMTANFVSYSIVEWLTWQGLGDVINDWRKTIDLEEVPFSEGPVLAESQKIPFTYCWSPALVPKPIDWPAYIDVCGFFFREPPQYTPPAELANFLKNGPTPIYIGFGSIVIDHPEEMTKILVEAVRATGVRAIISKGWSNLGGIESDDVLFLGDCPHEWLFANVAAVFHHGGAGTTACGLLNGRPTTIVPFFGDQPFWGDMVAIAGAGPKPIPHKKLNAQNLAEAIRFCLTPEAAAAASEVAAKMRTENGVATAAKSFHANLPLDILPCDIFPDQPAAWDFKRGKKHLRLSKRAAGILLDHLKIDKKNMSLHETRTYFIENRRWDPVTGTASSLMGVGLGMAKGASDIVVKPIQVYHKRSKMKSAEMEDVDVARSSASSDGPTPPPRSPSLAPPRSDALERPRSAGRGCGSTTGAAMKASASGLGTFFKSYGKFYLDVPLAVTEGLRAAPKLYGEKVEDHAPIKDWKSGAMVGGKNFVTGVGGGFTDLFYQPYKGGRDGGAAGAAMGVGKGVMNMVTKTASGTLGIVAYPVQGAYQSIRTAVKSKTRNSIAAARREEGEYLVRNAPVDVEMVLRKFDDMSRASEAGQAKAQGNGFFDFGRKSKDRDTQGTPY; via the exons aTGTCGAAGCGCGACACGGTCCGGATGGTGGAAGACGACACAGTGCCGCAGGACTACCTCCCATCCTACGAGACGGCAATCAACGAGGGACTACAACAACACAGAGACAGCGTCAGAA ACGATGGTAGAATCGACGTGAACCTCGACTCGCGGCTCGCGACGACGCTCGCCCGCTTCATCCCCGACTTCAAAGACACGGCCGAGCTGGCCCAGGCCGCGGCGGCTCAGGGCCCTCCCCCGGAATACTTCGAGGCGGCCGAACGcttcgccgagaagaagacgttCCCCGTCAAGCTCAACATCGTCATCCAGGTCGTCGGCAGCCGTGGCGACGTGCAGCCCTTCATCGCGCTCGGAAACGAGCTGCAGACGTACGGCCACCGCGTGCGGCTGGCCACGCACGACGTCTTTGACGACTTCGTGCGCAAGTCCAACCTCGAGTTCTACcccatcggcggcgaccccTCGGAGCTGATGGCCTACATGGTCAAGAACCCGGGGCTCATCCCGAGCCTCAAGAGCCTGAAGGGCGGCGACAtccagaagaagcgcaagatGGTCAAGGAGATGCTCGAGGGGTGCTGGAGGTCGTGCGTCGAGCCCGACACGCGGACGGGCACAcccttcgtcgccgacgccatcatcgccaacccGCCGAGCTTCGCCCACGTCCACTGCGCCCAGGCCCTGGGCGTGCCGCTGCACCTCATGTTCACGATGCCCTGGAGCAGCACGAGGGCGTTCCCGCACCCGCTGGCTAACCTGCAGTTCGGGGACAAGGGGGTCGTCGACCAGATGACGGCCAACTTTGTATCGTACAGCATCGTTGAGTGGCTGACATGGCAAGG TCTGGGAGATGTCATCAATGACTGGCGCAAGACGATCGACCTCGAAGAAGTGCCGTTTTCCGAGGGCCCAGTGCTTGCGGAATCACAGAAGATTCCCTTCACATACTGCTGGTCCCCGGCATTGGTGCCCAAGCCGATCGATTGGCCCGCATATATCG ACGTGtgcggcttcttcttccgggAACCGCCCCAGTACACGCCGCCTGCGGAGCTGGCCAACTTCCTCAAGAACGGACCGACCCCCATCTACATCGGCTTCGgcagcatcgtcatcgacCACCCCGAGGAGATGACCAAGATCCTGGTTGAGGCCGTCCGCGCCACGGGCGTCCGCGCCATCATATCCAAGGGATGGAGCAACCTGGGCGGCATCGAGTCGGACGACGTGCTGTTCCTCGGGGACTGCCCACACGAGTGGCTATTCGCCAACGTCgcggccgtcttccaccacggcggcgcgggaaCGACGGCGTGTGGTCTCCTGAACGGACGGCCGACGACCATTGTACCCTTCTTCGGAGA CCAACCGTTCTGGGGCGACATGGTGGCCATCGCAGGCGCCGGGCCGAAGCCGATCCCGCACAAGAAGCTCAACGCGCAgaacctcgccgaggccatccggTTCTGCCTGAccccggaggcggcggcggcggccagcgaGGTGGCGGCCAAGATGCGGACGGAGAACGGCGTAGCCACGGCGGCCAAGTCGTTCCACGCCAACCTGCCCCTCGACATCCTGCCGTGCGATATCTTTCCGGACCAGCCGGCCGCGTGGGATTTCaagaggggaaaaaagcACCTGAGGTTGTCGAAGCGGGCCGCgggcatcctcctcgaccacctcaagatcgacaagaagaacatgTCTTT GCACGAGACGAGGACCTATTTTATCGAGAACCGACGGTGGGATCCCGTGACGGGCACGGCTTCGTCCCTGATGGGCGTCGGGCTCGGcatggccaagggcgccTCGGACATCGTCGTCAAACCGATCCAGGTGTACCACAAACGGTCCAAAATGAagtcggccgagatggaggacgTGGACGTCGCGCggagcagcgccagcagcgacggcccgacaccgccgccgcgatcGCCGAGCCTCGCGCCCCCGAGGtccgacgccctcgagcgtCCGCGGAGCGCCGGCAGGGGCTGCGGCAGCACGACGGGCGCGGCGATGaaggcctcggcctcgggccTCGGCACCTTCTTCAAGTCGTACGGCAAGTTCTACCTCGACGTGCCGCTGGCGGTCACCGAGGGCCTCCGCGCGGCGCCCAAGCTCTACGGCGAGAAGGTCGAGGACCACGCGCCCATCAAGGACTGGAAGTCCGGGGCCATGGTCGGCGGCAAGAACTTCGTCACgggagtcggcggcgggttcACGGACCTGTTCTACCAGCCGTACAAGGGCGgccgggacggcggcgcggcgggcgcggcgatGGGGGTCGGCAAGGGCGTGATGAACATGGTGACCAAGACGGCTTCCG GAACCCTTGGGATCGTCGCGTACCCCGTCCAGGGCGCCTACCAAAGCATCCGGACGGCGGTCAAGTCCAAGACGCGGAAcagcatcgccgccgcccggcgGGAGGAAGGCGAGTACCTCGTGCGCAACGCgccggtcgacgtcgagatggTGCTGCGGAAGTTCGACGACATGAGCCGCGCGAGTGAGGCGGGCCAGGCAAAGGCTCAAGGGAACGGCTTTTTTGATTTTGGGAGGAAGAGCAAGGACAGAGATACCCAGGGGACTCCTTATTAG